One segment of Solanum lycopersicum chromosome 1, SLM_r2.1 DNA contains the following:
- the LOC101259581 gene encoding E3 ubiquitin-protein ligase ATL31 — protein sequence MGNSMKQESPLLSYLLFVFLFTCSSLIDESVAQPPTTGNKFQYARLSHPLAIIIIVLIAALFFMAAFSIYIRHCTQASGLSGSVRRALSMRRRAAAARGLDAAVIETFPTFTYAEVKDHQIGKGALECAVCLNEFEDDETLRLIPKCDHVFHPECIDAWLESHDTCPVCRADLNPQPDEPPVQVPEDEPATEQQQQQQNDEVSIRIVSDDEQREQVQQQQQEEGSVNSTVKRNLSFNVPNRVPKQEEGGSVKSGVKRNLSFNVPIQPPRSISMRPKMFSKFRSHSTGHSLVLPGENLDRYTLRLPEGVRKEVMNRALLNRAKSFGGTLPRDTSSRKGYRTGTGDGSNRGSRSNKRMEWSEPEPKSDRWIFTMTPPFFSRGSSMKSPRVGAEAGEGSTSGSMRTAVKLPSFKCLEPKGDEASLMSTDSARPPV from the coding sequence ATGGGCAATTCTATGAAGCAAGAATCTCCTCTTCTTAGTTATCTTCTCTTTGTGTTTCTCTTCACATGTTCTTCTTTAATTGACGAATCAGTCGCACAGCCACCAACTACTGGAAATAAATTTCAATATGCAAGGCTCAGTCATCCTTTGGCAATTATCATAATTGTTCTTATTGCTGCGCTCTTTTTCATGGCTGCTTTTTCTATTTACATTCGACACTGCACTCAGGCTTCTGGATTGAGCGGCAGTGTCCGGCGAGCTCTATCCATGCGCCGCCGTGCTGCGGCGGCTCGTGGATTAGATGCAGCGGTTATTGAGACTTTTCCGACTTTTACTTATGCTGAAGTGAAGGATCATCAAATTGGTAAAGGAGCTTTGGAGTGTGCTGTTTGTTTGAATGAATTTGAAGATGATGAAACGCTGCGTTTAATTCCAAAGTGTGATCACGTTTTTCATCCTGAGTGTATTGATGCTTGGTTGGAATCACATGATACTTGCCCTGTTTGCCGTGCTGATCTCAACCCTCAACCGGATGAACCGCCGGTTCAAGTTCCAGAAGATGAACCGGCAACggaacagcaacagcaacagcaaaaCGATGAAGTTTCAATTCGCATAGTGAGCGACGACGAACAAAGGGAACAAgtacagcaacagcaacaagaAGAAGGTTCTGTTAATTCGACGGTGAAGCGGAATTTGAGCTTCAACGTGCCGAACCGGGTTCCCAAGCAAGAAGAAGGCGGTTCAGTTAAATCAGGAGTAAAGAGAAACTTGAGTTTCAACGTGCCGATTCAACCACCGAGATCAATTTCCATGAGGCCAAAGATGTTCAGCAAATTCAGATCACATTCAACCGGTCATTCACTAGTACTACCAGGTGAGAATTTAGACCGGTACACTCTCAGATTGCCGGAGGGCGTTCGGAAAGAGGTAATGAACCGTGCACTATTGAACCGGGCTAAAAGCTTTGGAGGCACCTTACCAAGAGATACAAGCTCCAGAAAAGGATACAGAACCGGTACCGGAGATGGAAGCAACCGGGGTTCTAGATCTAACAAAAGGATGGAGTGGTCTGAACCGGAACCGAAATCGGACCGGTGGATTTTCACCATGACACCACCATTCTTTTCAAGAGGTTCATCAATGAAATCACCCAGAGTTGGAGCTGAAGCCGGCGAGGGTTCCACCTCAGGGAGTATGAGAACCGCCGTCAAATTGCCGTCGTTTAAATGCTTGGAACCAAAAGGCGATGAAGCCTCATTGATGTCGACTGACTCGGCTCGACCGCCGGTTTAA